One window of the Zea mays cultivar B73 chromosome 3, Zm-B73-REFERENCE-NAM-5.0, whole genome shotgun sequence genome contains the following:
- the LOC103651244 gene encoding subtilisin-like protease SBT5.6 isoform X6 has protein sequence MTRRIQREKMRATWALPSLLLFLAFSSSFCKASASASTKQDKVYIVYLGKHGGAKAEEAVLEDHRTLLLSVKGSEEEARASLLYSYKHTLNGFAAILSQEEATKLSERSEVVSAFQSEGRWAPHTTRSWRFLGFEEGLDRRPPDDGGDQWLLPSSLDKASEDIIVGILDSGIWPESRSFSDQGLGPVPARWKGTCQGGDSFPSSSCNRKIIGARYYLKAYEAHYNGGLNATYAYRSPRDHDGHGTHTASTAAGRAVAGASALGGFARGSASGGAPLARLAVYKACWPIPGPDPNVENTCFEADMLAAMDDAVGDGVDVLSVSIGSSGAPPRFADDGIALGALHAAARGVVVSCSGGNSGPRPATVSNLAPWMLTVAASSIDRAFHAPVRLGNGVTVMGQTVTPYQLPGDKPYPLVYAADAVVPGTPANVSNQCLPNSLASDKVRGKIVVCLRGAGLRVGKGLEVKRAGGAAILLGNPAASGSEVPVDAHVLPGTAVAAADADTILRYINSSSSPTAVLDPSRTVVDVRPSPVMAQFSSRGPNVLEPSILKPDITAPGLNILAAWSGASSPTKLDGDHRVVQYNIMSGTSMSCPHASAAAALVKAAHPDWSSAAIRSAIMTTATTSDAEGGPLMNGDGSVAGPMDYGSGHIRPRHALDPGLVYDTSYHDYLLFACAASSAGSGSQLDRSVPCPPRPPPPHQLNHPSVAVRGLNGSVTVRRTVTNVGPGAARYAVAVVEPAGVSVTVSPRRLRFARAGEKRAFRIKLEAASRGRSGARVARGQVVAGSYAWSDGGAHVVRSPIVVIFD, from the exons ATGACGCGGCGTATTCAGAGGGAGAAGATGAGAGCAACGTGGGCTTTGCCGAGCCTCCTCCTCTTCCTCGCCTTCTCTTCTTCCTTTTGCAAAGcctcagcctccgcctccacaaaGCAAGACAAG gtctacatagtgtacctGGGCAAGCACGGCGGCGCGAAGGCGGAGGAAGCGGTCCTTGAGGACCATCGCACGCTGCTGCTCTCCGTCAAGGGCAG TGAGGAAGAGGCACGGGCGTCGCTGCTGTACAGCTACAAGCACACCCTCAACGGCTTCGCGGCCATCCTCTCCCAGGAAGAGGCCACGAAACTGTCAG AGAGGAGCGAGGTGGTGTCCGCGTTCCAgagcgaggggaggtgggcgCCGCACACCACGAGGTCTTGGCGGTTTCTGGGCTTCGAGGAGGGGCTCGACCGTCGCCCCCCCGACGACGGTGGGGATCAGTGGCTGCTGCCGTCGTCCCTCGACAAGGCCAGCGAGGACATCATCGTCGGCATCCTCGACTCCG GGATTTGGCCGGAGTCGAGGAGCTTCAGCGACCAAGGGCTCGGCCCGGTGCCGGCGCGCTGGAAAGGGACGTGCCAAGGCGGGGATTCCTTCCCCTCCTCGTCCTGCAACAG GAAGATCATAGGCGCGCGATACTACCTCAAGGCCTACGAGGCGCACTACAACGGCGGCCTCAACGCGACGTACGCCTACCGCTCGCCGCGGGACCACGACGGGCACGGCACGCACACGGCGTCCACGGCCGCGGGCCGCGCCGTGGCCGGCGCGTCCGCGCTGGGCGGGTTCGCGCGCGGGTCGGCCTCGGGCGGGGCGCCCCTGGCCCGCCTGGCCGTCTACAAGGCGTGCTGGCCCATCCCGGGCCCCGACCCCAACGTCGAGAACACGTGCTTCGAGGCCGACATGCTGGCCGCCATGGACGACGCGGTCGGCGACGGCGTCGACGTCCTCAGCGTCTCCATCGGCTCCTCGGGCGCCCCGCCGCGGTTCGCGGACGACGGCATCGCGCTGGGGGCGCTGCACGCCGCCGCGCGCGGCGTGGTCGTCTCGTGCAGCGGCGGCAACTCCGGGCCCAGGCCCGCCACCGTGTCCAACCTCGCGCCCTGGATGCTCACGGTTGCCGCCAGCAGCATCGACCGCGCCTTCCACGCGCCGGTCAGGCTGGGCAACGGTGTGACGGTCATG GGTCAAACCGTGACACCGTACCAGCTCCCCGGCGACAAGCCCTATCCTTTGGTTTATGCGGCAGACGCAGTTGTTCCTGGGACTCCCGCTAATGTTTCCAA CCAATGCCTGCCCAACTCCCTGGCCAGCGACAAGGTGCGAGGCAAGATCGTCGTGTGCTTGCGGGGCGCTGGGCTGCGGGTGGGGAAGGGCCTGGAGGTGAAGCGCGCGGGCGGCGCGGCCATTCTGCTCGGCAACCCAGCGGCCTCCGGCTCCGAAGTCCCCGTCGACGCGCACGTCCTCCCGGGCACCGCGGTCGCCGCAGCCGACGCCGACACCATCCTCCGCTACATCAACTCCAGCTCCAGCCCGACCGCCGTGCTGGACCCCTCCAGGACCGTGGTGGACGTCCGGCCGTCGCCGGTGATGGCGCAGTTCTCGTCGCGTGGCCCCAACGTCCTGGAGCCCAGCATTCTCAAG CCGGACATCACGGCGCCGGGGCTGAACATCCTGGCGGCGTGGAGCGGGGCGTCGTCGCCGACGAAACTCGACGGCGACCACCGCGTGGTGCAGTACAACATCATGTCGGGGACGTCCATGTCGTGCCCGcacgcctccgccgccgccgcgctcgtCAAGGCCGCGCACCCCGACTGGAGCTCCGCCGCGATCCGATCGGCCATCATGACCACGG CCACGACCAGCGACGCGGAAGGCGGCCCACTGATGAACGGGGACGGGTCGGTCGCGGGGCCCATGGACTACGGCTCGGGCCACATCCGGCCCAGGCACGCGCTTGACCCTGGCCTCGTGTACGACACGTCGTACCATGACTACCTGCTCTTCGCGTGCGCCGCCAGCAGCGCCGGGTCCGGGTCCCAGCTGGACCGCTCGGTGCCGTGCCcgccgcgcccgccgccgccgcaccAGCTGAACCACCCGTCGGTGGCCGTGCGCGGGCTCAACGGCTCGGTGACCGTGCGCCGGACCGTCACCAACGTCGGCCCGGGCGCGGCGCGGTATGCCGTCGCCGTCGTCGAGCCCGCGGGCGTGTCCGTGACGGTCTCGCCGAGACGGCTCCGCTTCGCGCGGGCCGGCGAGAAGAGGGCGTTCAGGATAAAGTTGGAGGCGGCCAGCAGGGGGAGGAGCGGCGCACGCGTGGCGAGAGGGCAGGTCGTGGCCGGCTCGTACGCGTGGAGCGACGGCGGCGCCCATGTCGTTAGGAGCCCCATTGTTGTTATCTTCGACTGA
- the LOC103651244 gene encoding subtilisin-like protease SBT5.6 isoform X5, translating into MTRRIQREKMRATWALPSLLLFLAFSSSFCKASASASTKQDKVGHLHSVYIVYLGKHGGAKAEEAVLEDHRTLLLSVKGSEEEARASLLYSYKHTLNGFAAILSQEEATKLSERSEVVSAFQSEGRWAPHTTRSWRFLGFEEGLDRRPPDDGGDQWLLPSSLDKASEDIIVGILDSGIWPESRSFSDQGLGPVPARWKGTCQGGDSFPSSSCNRKIIGARYYLKAYEAHYNGGLNATYAYRSPRDHDGHGTHTASTAAGRAVAGASALGGFARGSASGGAPLARLAVYKACWPIPGPDPNVENTCFEADMLAAMDDAVGDGVDVLSVSIGSSGAPPRFADDGIALGALHAAARGVVVSCSGGNSGPRPATVSNLAPWMLTVAASSIDRAFHAPVRLGNGVTVMGQTVTPYQLPGDKPYPLVYAADAVVPGTPANVSNQCLPNSLASDKVRGKIVVCLRGAGLRVGKGLEVKRAGGAAILLGNPAASGSEVPVDAHVLPGTAVAAADADTILRYINSSSSPTAVLDPSRTVVDVRPSPVMAQFSSRGPNVLEPSILKPDITAPGLNILAAWSGASSPTKLDGDHRVVQYNIMSGTSMSCPHASAAAALVKAAHPDWSSAAIRSAIMTTATTSDAEGGPLMNGDGSVAGPMDYGSGHIRPRHALDPGLVYDTSYHDYLLFACAASSAGSGSQLDRSVPCPPRPPPPHQLNHPSVAVRGLNGSVTVRRTVTNVGPGAARYAVAVVEPAGVSVTVSPRRLRFARAGEKRAFRIKLEAASRGRSGARVARGQVVAGSYAWSDGGAHVVRSPIVVIFD; encoded by the exons ATGACGCGGCGTATTCAGAGGGAGAAGATGAGAGCAACGTGGGCTTTGCCGAGCCTCCTCCTCTTCCTCGCCTTCTCTTCTTCCTTTTGCAAAGcctcagcctccgcctccacaaaGCAAGACAAGGTCGGCCATCTTCACTCG gtctacatagtgtacctGGGCAAGCACGGCGGCGCGAAGGCGGAGGAAGCGGTCCTTGAGGACCATCGCACGCTGCTGCTCTCCGTCAAGGGCAG TGAGGAAGAGGCACGGGCGTCGCTGCTGTACAGCTACAAGCACACCCTCAACGGCTTCGCGGCCATCCTCTCCCAGGAAGAGGCCACGAAACTGTCAG AGAGGAGCGAGGTGGTGTCCGCGTTCCAgagcgaggggaggtgggcgCCGCACACCACGAGGTCTTGGCGGTTTCTGGGCTTCGAGGAGGGGCTCGACCGTCGCCCCCCCGACGACGGTGGGGATCAGTGGCTGCTGCCGTCGTCCCTCGACAAGGCCAGCGAGGACATCATCGTCGGCATCCTCGACTCCG GGATTTGGCCGGAGTCGAGGAGCTTCAGCGACCAAGGGCTCGGCCCGGTGCCGGCGCGCTGGAAAGGGACGTGCCAAGGCGGGGATTCCTTCCCCTCCTCGTCCTGCAACAG GAAGATCATAGGCGCGCGATACTACCTCAAGGCCTACGAGGCGCACTACAACGGCGGCCTCAACGCGACGTACGCCTACCGCTCGCCGCGGGACCACGACGGGCACGGCACGCACACGGCGTCCACGGCCGCGGGCCGCGCCGTGGCCGGCGCGTCCGCGCTGGGCGGGTTCGCGCGCGGGTCGGCCTCGGGCGGGGCGCCCCTGGCCCGCCTGGCCGTCTACAAGGCGTGCTGGCCCATCCCGGGCCCCGACCCCAACGTCGAGAACACGTGCTTCGAGGCCGACATGCTGGCCGCCATGGACGACGCGGTCGGCGACGGCGTCGACGTCCTCAGCGTCTCCATCGGCTCCTCGGGCGCCCCGCCGCGGTTCGCGGACGACGGCATCGCGCTGGGGGCGCTGCACGCCGCCGCGCGCGGCGTGGTCGTCTCGTGCAGCGGCGGCAACTCCGGGCCCAGGCCCGCCACCGTGTCCAACCTCGCGCCCTGGATGCTCACGGTTGCCGCCAGCAGCATCGACCGCGCCTTCCACGCGCCGGTCAGGCTGGGCAACGGTGTGACGGTCATG GGTCAAACCGTGACACCGTACCAGCTCCCCGGCGACAAGCCCTATCCTTTGGTTTATGCGGCAGACGCAGTTGTTCCTGGGACTCCCGCTAATGTTTCCAA CCAATGCCTGCCCAACTCCCTGGCCAGCGACAAGGTGCGAGGCAAGATCGTCGTGTGCTTGCGGGGCGCTGGGCTGCGGGTGGGGAAGGGCCTGGAGGTGAAGCGCGCGGGCGGCGCGGCCATTCTGCTCGGCAACCCAGCGGCCTCCGGCTCCGAAGTCCCCGTCGACGCGCACGTCCTCCCGGGCACCGCGGTCGCCGCAGCCGACGCCGACACCATCCTCCGCTACATCAACTCCAGCTCCAGCCCGACCGCCGTGCTGGACCCCTCCAGGACCGTGGTGGACGTCCGGCCGTCGCCGGTGATGGCGCAGTTCTCGTCGCGTGGCCCCAACGTCCTGGAGCCCAGCATTCTCAAG CCGGACATCACGGCGCCGGGGCTGAACATCCTGGCGGCGTGGAGCGGGGCGTCGTCGCCGACGAAACTCGACGGCGACCACCGCGTGGTGCAGTACAACATCATGTCGGGGACGTCCATGTCGTGCCCGcacgcctccgccgccgccgcgctcgtCAAGGCCGCGCACCCCGACTGGAGCTCCGCCGCGATCCGATCGGCCATCATGACCACGG CCACGACCAGCGACGCGGAAGGCGGCCCACTGATGAACGGGGACGGGTCGGTCGCGGGGCCCATGGACTACGGCTCGGGCCACATCCGGCCCAGGCACGCGCTTGACCCTGGCCTCGTGTACGACACGTCGTACCATGACTACCTGCTCTTCGCGTGCGCCGCCAGCAGCGCCGGGTCCGGGTCCCAGCTGGACCGCTCGGTGCCGTGCCcgccgcgcccgccgccgccgcaccAGCTGAACCACCCGTCGGTGGCCGTGCGCGGGCTCAACGGCTCGGTGACCGTGCGCCGGACCGTCACCAACGTCGGCCCGGGCGCGGCGCGGTATGCCGTCGCCGTCGTCGAGCCCGCGGGCGTGTCCGTGACGGTCTCGCCGAGACGGCTCCGCTTCGCGCGGGCCGGCGAGAAGAGGGCGTTCAGGATAAAGTTGGAGGCGGCCAGCAGGGGGAGGAGCGGCGCACGCGTGGCGAGAGGGCAGGTCGTGGCCGGCTCGTACGCGTGGAGCGACGGCGGCGCCCATGTCGTTAGGAGCCCCATTGTTGTTATCTTCGACTGA
- the LOC103651244 gene encoding subtilisin-like protease SBT5.6 isoform X2: MTRRIQREKMRATWALPSLLLFLAFSSSFCKASASASTKQDKVYIVYLGKHGGAKAEEAVLEDHRTLLLSVKGSEEEARASLLYSYKHTLNGFAAILSQEEATKLSERSEVVSAFQSEGRWAPHTTRSWRFLGFEEGLDRRPPDDGGDQWLLPSSLDKASEDIIVGILDSGIWPESRSFSDQGLGPVPARWKGTCQGGDSFPSSSCNRKIIGARYYLKAYEAHYNGGLNATYAYRSPRDHDGHGTHTASTAAGRAVAGASALGGFARGSASGGAPLARLAVYKACWPIPGPDPNVENTCFEADMLAAMDDAVGDGVDVLSVSIGSSGAPPRFADDGIALGALHAAARGVVVSCSGGNSGPRPATVSNLAPWMLTVAASSIDRAFHAPVRLGNGVTVMGQTVTPYQLPGDKPYPLVYAADAVVPGTPANVSNPGSTVHDRRSQCLPNSLASDKVRGKIVVCLRGAGLRVGKGLEVKRAGGAAILLGNPAASGSEVPVDAHVLPGTAVAAADADTILRYINSSSSPTAVLDPSRTVVDVRPSPVMAQFSSRGPNVLEPSILKYALFFFFCRLPSMQPDITAPGLNILAAWSGASSPTKLDGDHRVVQYNIMSGTSMSCPHASAAAALVKAAHPDWSSAAIRSAIMTTATTSDAEGGPLMNGDGSVAGPMDYGSGHIRPRHALDPGLVYDTSYHDYLLFACAASSAGSGSQLDRSVPCPPRPPPPHQLNHPSVAVRGLNGSVTVRRTVTNVGPGAARYAVAVVEPAGVSVTVSPRRLRFARAGEKRAFRIKLEAASRGRSGARVARGQVVAGSYAWSDGGAHVVRSPIVVIFD; the protein is encoded by the exons ATGACGCGGCGTATTCAGAGGGAGAAGATGAGAGCAACGTGGGCTTTGCCGAGCCTCCTCCTCTTCCTCGCCTTCTCTTCTTCCTTTTGCAAAGcctcagcctccgcctccacaaaGCAAGACAAG gtctacatagtgtacctGGGCAAGCACGGCGGCGCGAAGGCGGAGGAAGCGGTCCTTGAGGACCATCGCACGCTGCTGCTCTCCGTCAAGGGCAG TGAGGAAGAGGCACGGGCGTCGCTGCTGTACAGCTACAAGCACACCCTCAACGGCTTCGCGGCCATCCTCTCCCAGGAAGAGGCCACGAAACTGTCAG AGAGGAGCGAGGTGGTGTCCGCGTTCCAgagcgaggggaggtgggcgCCGCACACCACGAGGTCTTGGCGGTTTCTGGGCTTCGAGGAGGGGCTCGACCGTCGCCCCCCCGACGACGGTGGGGATCAGTGGCTGCTGCCGTCGTCCCTCGACAAGGCCAGCGAGGACATCATCGTCGGCATCCTCGACTCCG GGATTTGGCCGGAGTCGAGGAGCTTCAGCGACCAAGGGCTCGGCCCGGTGCCGGCGCGCTGGAAAGGGACGTGCCAAGGCGGGGATTCCTTCCCCTCCTCGTCCTGCAACAG GAAGATCATAGGCGCGCGATACTACCTCAAGGCCTACGAGGCGCACTACAACGGCGGCCTCAACGCGACGTACGCCTACCGCTCGCCGCGGGACCACGACGGGCACGGCACGCACACGGCGTCCACGGCCGCGGGCCGCGCCGTGGCCGGCGCGTCCGCGCTGGGCGGGTTCGCGCGCGGGTCGGCCTCGGGCGGGGCGCCCCTGGCCCGCCTGGCCGTCTACAAGGCGTGCTGGCCCATCCCGGGCCCCGACCCCAACGTCGAGAACACGTGCTTCGAGGCCGACATGCTGGCCGCCATGGACGACGCGGTCGGCGACGGCGTCGACGTCCTCAGCGTCTCCATCGGCTCCTCGGGCGCCCCGCCGCGGTTCGCGGACGACGGCATCGCGCTGGGGGCGCTGCACGCCGCCGCGCGCGGCGTGGTCGTCTCGTGCAGCGGCGGCAACTCCGGGCCCAGGCCCGCCACCGTGTCCAACCTCGCGCCCTGGATGCTCACGGTTGCCGCCAGCAGCATCGACCGCGCCTTCCACGCGCCGGTCAGGCTGGGCAACGGTGTGACGGTCATG GGTCAAACCGTGACACCGTACCAGCTCCCCGGCGACAAGCCCTATCCTTTGGTTTATGCGGCAGACGCAGTTGTTCCTGGGACTCCCGCTAATGTTTCCAA CCCTGGTTCCACCGTCCACGATCGACGCAGCCAATGCCTGCCCAACTCCCTGGCCAGCGACAAGGTGCGAGGCAAGATCGTCGTGTGCTTGCGGGGCGCTGGGCTGCGGGTGGGGAAGGGCCTGGAGGTGAAGCGCGCGGGCGGCGCGGCCATTCTGCTCGGCAACCCAGCGGCCTCCGGCTCCGAAGTCCCCGTCGACGCGCACGTCCTCCCGGGCACCGCGGTCGCCGCAGCCGACGCCGACACCATCCTCCGCTACATCAACTCCAGCTCCAGCCCGACCGCCGTGCTGGACCCCTCCAGGACCGTGGTGGACGTCCGGCCGTCGCCGGTGATGGCGCAGTTCTCGTCGCGTGGCCCCAACGTCCTGGAGCCCAGCATTCTCAAG TACGcgctgtttttttttttttgccgtTTGCCCTCGATGCAGCCGGACATCACGGCGCCGGGGCTGAACATCCTGGCGGCGTGGAGCGGGGCGTCGTCGCCGACGAAACTCGACGGCGACCACCGCGTGGTGCAGTACAACATCATGTCGGGGACGTCCATGTCGTGCCCGcacgcctccgccgccgccgcgctcgtCAAGGCCGCGCACCCCGACTGGAGCTCCGCCGCGATCCGATCGGCCATCATGACCACGG CCACGACCAGCGACGCGGAAGGCGGCCCACTGATGAACGGGGACGGGTCGGTCGCGGGGCCCATGGACTACGGCTCGGGCCACATCCGGCCCAGGCACGCGCTTGACCCTGGCCTCGTGTACGACACGTCGTACCATGACTACCTGCTCTTCGCGTGCGCCGCCAGCAGCGCCGGGTCCGGGTCCCAGCTGGACCGCTCGGTGCCGTGCCcgccgcgcccgccgccgccgcaccAGCTGAACCACCCGTCGGTGGCCGTGCGCGGGCTCAACGGCTCGGTGACCGTGCGCCGGACCGTCACCAACGTCGGCCCGGGCGCGGCGCGGTATGCCGTCGCCGTCGTCGAGCCCGCGGGCGTGTCCGTGACGGTCTCGCCGAGACGGCTCCGCTTCGCGCGGGCCGGCGAGAAGAGGGCGTTCAGGATAAAGTTGGAGGCGGCCAGCAGGGGGAGGAGCGGCGCACGCGTGGCGAGAGGGCAGGTCGTGGCCGGCTCGTACGCGTGGAGCGACGGCGGCGCCCATGTCGTTAGGAGCCCCATTGTTGTTATCTTCGACTGA
- the LOC103651244 gene encoding subtilisin-like protease SBT5.6 isoform X3 → MTRRIQREKMRATWALPSLLLFLAFSSSFCKASASASTKQDKVGHLHSVYIVYLGKHGGAKAEEAVLEDHRTLLLSVKGSEEEARASLLYSYKHTLNGFAAILSQEEATKLSERSEVVSAFQSEGRWAPHTTRSWRFLGFEEGLDRRPPDDGGDQWLLPSSLDKASEDIIVGILDSGIWPESRSFSDQGLGPVPARWKGTCQGGDSFPSSSCNRKIIGARYYLKAYEAHYNGGLNATYAYRSPRDHDGHGTHTASTAAGRAVAGASALGGFARGSASGGAPLARLAVYKACWPIPGPDPNVENTCFEADMLAAMDDAVGDGVDVLSVSIGSSGAPPRFADDGIALGALHAAARGVVVSCSGGNSGPRPATVSNLAPWMLTVAASSIDRAFHAPVRLGNGVTVMGQTVTPYQLPGDKPYPLVYAADAVVPGTPANVSNQCLPNSLASDKVRGKIVVCLRGAGLRVGKGLEVKRAGGAAILLGNPAASGSEVPVDAHVLPGTAVAAADADTILRYINSSSSPTAVLDPSRTVVDVRPSPVMAQFSSRGPNVLEPSILKYALFFFFCRLPSMQPDITAPGLNILAAWSGASSPTKLDGDHRVVQYNIMSGTSMSCPHASAAAALVKAAHPDWSSAAIRSAIMTTATTSDAEGGPLMNGDGSVAGPMDYGSGHIRPRHALDPGLVYDTSYHDYLLFACAASSAGSGSQLDRSVPCPPRPPPPHQLNHPSVAVRGLNGSVTVRRTVTNVGPGAARYAVAVVEPAGVSVTVSPRRLRFARAGEKRAFRIKLEAASRGRSGARVARGQVVAGSYAWSDGGAHVVRSPIVVIFD, encoded by the exons ATGACGCGGCGTATTCAGAGGGAGAAGATGAGAGCAACGTGGGCTTTGCCGAGCCTCCTCCTCTTCCTCGCCTTCTCTTCTTCCTTTTGCAAAGcctcagcctccgcctccacaaaGCAAGACAAGGTCGGCCATCTTCACTCG gtctacatagtgtacctGGGCAAGCACGGCGGCGCGAAGGCGGAGGAAGCGGTCCTTGAGGACCATCGCACGCTGCTGCTCTCCGTCAAGGGCAG TGAGGAAGAGGCACGGGCGTCGCTGCTGTACAGCTACAAGCACACCCTCAACGGCTTCGCGGCCATCCTCTCCCAGGAAGAGGCCACGAAACTGTCAG AGAGGAGCGAGGTGGTGTCCGCGTTCCAgagcgaggggaggtgggcgCCGCACACCACGAGGTCTTGGCGGTTTCTGGGCTTCGAGGAGGGGCTCGACCGTCGCCCCCCCGACGACGGTGGGGATCAGTGGCTGCTGCCGTCGTCCCTCGACAAGGCCAGCGAGGACATCATCGTCGGCATCCTCGACTCCG GGATTTGGCCGGAGTCGAGGAGCTTCAGCGACCAAGGGCTCGGCCCGGTGCCGGCGCGCTGGAAAGGGACGTGCCAAGGCGGGGATTCCTTCCCCTCCTCGTCCTGCAACAG GAAGATCATAGGCGCGCGATACTACCTCAAGGCCTACGAGGCGCACTACAACGGCGGCCTCAACGCGACGTACGCCTACCGCTCGCCGCGGGACCACGACGGGCACGGCACGCACACGGCGTCCACGGCCGCGGGCCGCGCCGTGGCCGGCGCGTCCGCGCTGGGCGGGTTCGCGCGCGGGTCGGCCTCGGGCGGGGCGCCCCTGGCCCGCCTGGCCGTCTACAAGGCGTGCTGGCCCATCCCGGGCCCCGACCCCAACGTCGAGAACACGTGCTTCGAGGCCGACATGCTGGCCGCCATGGACGACGCGGTCGGCGACGGCGTCGACGTCCTCAGCGTCTCCATCGGCTCCTCGGGCGCCCCGCCGCGGTTCGCGGACGACGGCATCGCGCTGGGGGCGCTGCACGCCGCCGCGCGCGGCGTGGTCGTCTCGTGCAGCGGCGGCAACTCCGGGCCCAGGCCCGCCACCGTGTCCAACCTCGCGCCCTGGATGCTCACGGTTGCCGCCAGCAGCATCGACCGCGCCTTCCACGCGCCGGTCAGGCTGGGCAACGGTGTGACGGTCATG GGTCAAACCGTGACACCGTACCAGCTCCCCGGCGACAAGCCCTATCCTTTGGTTTATGCGGCAGACGCAGTTGTTCCTGGGACTCCCGCTAATGTTTCCAA CCAATGCCTGCCCAACTCCCTGGCCAGCGACAAGGTGCGAGGCAAGATCGTCGTGTGCTTGCGGGGCGCTGGGCTGCGGGTGGGGAAGGGCCTGGAGGTGAAGCGCGCGGGCGGCGCGGCCATTCTGCTCGGCAACCCAGCGGCCTCCGGCTCCGAAGTCCCCGTCGACGCGCACGTCCTCCCGGGCACCGCGGTCGCCGCAGCCGACGCCGACACCATCCTCCGCTACATCAACTCCAGCTCCAGCCCGACCGCCGTGCTGGACCCCTCCAGGACCGTGGTGGACGTCCGGCCGTCGCCGGTGATGGCGCAGTTCTCGTCGCGTGGCCCCAACGTCCTGGAGCCCAGCATTCTCAAG TACGcgctgtttttttttttttgccgtTTGCCCTCGATGCAGCCGGACATCACGGCGCCGGGGCTGAACATCCTGGCGGCGTGGAGCGGGGCGTCGTCGCCGACGAAACTCGACGGCGACCACCGCGTGGTGCAGTACAACATCATGTCGGGGACGTCCATGTCGTGCCCGcacgcctccgccgccgccgcgctcgtCAAGGCCGCGCACCCCGACTGGAGCTCCGCCGCGATCCGATCGGCCATCATGACCACGG CCACGACCAGCGACGCGGAAGGCGGCCCACTGATGAACGGGGACGGGTCGGTCGCGGGGCCCATGGACTACGGCTCGGGCCACATCCGGCCCAGGCACGCGCTTGACCCTGGCCTCGTGTACGACACGTCGTACCATGACTACCTGCTCTTCGCGTGCGCCGCCAGCAGCGCCGGGTCCGGGTCCCAGCTGGACCGCTCGGTGCCGTGCCcgccgcgcccgccgccgccgcaccAGCTGAACCACCCGTCGGTGGCCGTGCGCGGGCTCAACGGCTCGGTGACCGTGCGCCGGACCGTCACCAACGTCGGCCCGGGCGCGGCGCGGTATGCCGTCGCCGTCGTCGAGCCCGCGGGCGTGTCCGTGACGGTCTCGCCGAGACGGCTCCGCTTCGCGCGGGCCGGCGAGAAGAGGGCGTTCAGGATAAAGTTGGAGGCGGCCAGCAGGGGGAGGAGCGGCGCACGCGTGGCGAGAGGGCAGGTCGTGGCCGGCTCGTACGCGTGGAGCGACGGCGGCGCCCATGTCGTTAGGAGCCCCATTGTTGTTATCTTCGACTGA